Proteins encoded by one window of Cheilinus undulatus linkage group 13, ASM1832078v1, whole genome shotgun sequence:
- the LOC121520023 gene encoding rho GTPase-activating protein 29-like isoform X3: MGDVDSGSALGVPQTRRSRSFDNLSVGPEGYVSEKNDLVGPEVPLSREEEVDLTLLKNDGGVESALLYAKAWSKYIKDLLSWMEKRLAMDIEYARNYAKMAESAKTLASHQDYMPFSDIYVSTFKNDIEYTQLLIQTAVALQTNKFIQPLLARKNELDKLRKDLKEQWQREQKKMQETDTTLRKARALKAQRREEYQRAHSSTNRSQDEQSNAGNKQLEKKRKMEEEALQKAEEAQDQYQSCMADAGVRRMDLANAKSTILTQIREMVFQCDLTLKAVTVNWFQMQQAQTVSLPAHHQALSESAKLYEPGECYAEFVRNLAKNLPKERLHSDSITSDNTRFVFNKRSVGSTHSSHGNLSQASITSCDVLSGDEVDSPLHRAAKISERRSNSSTDIQALRSQTTLRAWATSSQGSQGGMCSDSESAGGSSESRSMDSPTASPGDFKRRLPRTPSTGTMSSADDLDEREPPSPLDNGLAEMVTETASSPGPFRNAQMSKAAQTHKLRKLRAPSKCRECDSLVVFHGAECEECSLACHKKCLETLAIQCGHKKLQGRLHLFGIDFAQAAKNSPDGIPFIIKKCTSEIESRALNIKGIYRVNGAKSRVEKLCQAFENGKDLVELSDLSPHDISNVLKLYLRQLPEPLILYRFYNDFIGLAKECQRVIVEEADKPPSPQTGEKRGPSVHLNRVIFKIRDLLHQLPAANYKTLRFLIAHLNRVTEQAEENKMTASNLGIIFGPTLVKPRQTDAEVSLSSLVDYPYQALMVELLVRHYKTVFDGSHLSVSDHIGQASPRLTPQEKLQRLSRHSASLMDIKEPAKVYKRFSSVIPSSHILDEVQEVQPGTDRTDGSAPEGLNGIQTSSAAEVQRSTVVFPHPSSTNTTTTTTTTTAVAPKVQLRTQRSRFVSRPISMPLERLPTPAQISERNNRNTAANAETSSAEQNQVSSTIQEMPELEKTRQSGSSRVSTYYITPFIDTQTMHRRTWDRKYKHYDVTPRTAMIVANLPPTSTGVEAVKTIVPVTVSSVVTTVSVVPTTTSVSTVFSNSPFTVTVKPVWTSKRENDSHKSVSEPGSSPKLPLTLRAPRTLKPPPGTFYKPPLSFSSRARTLPNWTTTITSITTTTTASFLTPTNSIEIVTTPPTVTSSSHTTHRLQRQDSTDSTTDPTVSNSATLSPPQSPPPSSPDDLSPGETKPVYQRLRPRRLQELEHREAHFV; encoded by the exons TCTTTTGACAACCTCTCTGTGGGTCCTGAGGGATACGTCTCAGAGAAAAATGACCTTGTGG GCCCAGAGGTGCCGTTATCACGGGAAGAAGAAGTCGACTTGACCCTGCTGAAGAATGATGGTGGGGTGGAGTCTGCTCTGCTCTACGCTAAGGCCTGGTCCAAGTACATTAAAGACCTCCTGTCATGGATGGAAAAACGACTTGCTATGG ATATCGAGTATGCCAGAAATTATGCCAAAATGGCTGAGTCTGCAAAGACACTGGCCAGTCACCAG GACTACATGCCTTTCAGCGATATATATGTCTCCACATTCAAGAATGACATTGAATACACACAGCTTCTTATTCAAACTGCAGTGGCtcttcaaacaaacaaattcatACAG CCTCTTCTGGCCCGTAAAAATGAGTTGGACAAATTGAGAAAAGACCTCAAGGAGCAGTGGCAGAGGGAACAAAAGAAAATG CAAGAGACAGATACAACCTTGCGTAAGGCACGAGCACTGAAGGcccagaggagagaggagtACCAGAGAGCCCACTCATCTACTAATCGCTCCCAAGATGAACAGTCTAATGCTGGAaacaaacagctggagaagaagagaaaaatggagGAGGAGGCTCTGCAGAAG GCAGAGGAGGCACAAGACCAGTACCAGAGCTGTATGGCTGACGCAGGCGTCAGGAGGATGGATCTGGCCAACGCCAAGAGCACCATCCTCACACAGATCCGAGAGATGGTCTTCCAGTGTGACCTCACGCTTAAAGCT GTGACGGTGAACTGGTTTCAGATGCAACAAGCACAGACTGTGTCACTTCCCGCCCACCACCAGGCCCTGAGCGAGAGTGCCAAGTTGTACGAGCCGGGTGAATGCTATGCTGAGTTTGTCCGGAACCTCGCCAAAAATCTGCCTAAGGAGCGCCTACACTCTGACTCCATCACGTCTGACAATACAAG gtttgttttcaacaaaaggtcaGTGGGAAGCACTCATTCCTCCCACGGCAACCTGTCGCAGGCATCCATCACCTCATGTGATGTGCTGAGCGGGGACGAAGTGGACAGTCCACTGCATCGGGCTGCAAAGATCAGCGAGAGGAGGTCAAACAGCAGCACGGACATACAAG CACTGAGAAGTCAGACAACCCTGAGAGCTTGGGCGACCAGTAGTCAGGGGAGCCAGGGTGGGATGTGCAGTGACTCAGAAAGCGCAGGGGGCAGCAGTGAGTCCAGGTCTATGGACTCCCCCACTGCCAGTCCAG GGGACTTCAAACGACGGCTGCCCAGGACACCCTCCACTGGGACTATGTCTTCAGCTGATGATCTGGATGAGAGAGAGCCTCCATCGCCTTTAGACAATG GTCTTGCAGAGATGGTGACAGAGACAGCCAGTTCTCCTGGTCCCTTCAGAAATGCTCAAATGTCCAAAGCTGCTCAAACCCACAAGCTGAGAAAACTACGAGCTCCTTCCAAGTGCAGAGAGTGTGACAGTCTGGTGGTTTTTCATGGAGCTGAGTGTGAGGAG TGCTCACTTGCTTGCCACAAGAAGTGTCTGGAAACACTTGCAATTCAGTGTGGCCATAAAAAGCTGCAAGGCAGATTACACCTGTTTGGCATTGACTTTGCACAGGCAGCAAAGAATAGTCCAGATGGTATCCCTTTTATAATTAAGAAGTGCACGTCTGAGATAGAAAGTCGGGCCCTCAACATCAAG GGGATTTATCGTGTGAATGGTGCTAAGTCTCGTGTGGAAAAGCTCTGTCAGGCGTTTGAGAACGGGAAGGACTTGGTCGAGTTGTCTGATCTCTCACCTCATGACATCAGCAATGTCCTTAAGCTTTACCTGAGACAG TTACCAGAGCCATTGATCCTGTATCGCTTCTACAACGACTTCATCGGCCTGGCCAAAGAGTGTCAGAGAGTAATTGTTGAAGAAGCAGATAAACCCCCGAGCCCCCAGACCGGAGAGAAAAGAGGGCCCAGCGTCCATCTCAACAGAGTCATTTTCAAGATCAGAGACCTTCTACATCAGCTGCCTGCAGCCAACTACAAGACTCTGCGCTTCCTTATAGCTCATCTCAACAG AGTGACAGAGCAGGCAGAGGAGAACAAAATGACCGCAAGTAACCTGGGAATTATCTTCGGCCCCACACTGGTCAAACCTCGGCAGACGGACGCAGAAGTGTCCCTGTCATCCCTGGTTGACTACCCCTACCAGGCCCTAATGGTGGAACTGCTGGTTCGACACTATAAAACAGTCTTTGACGGATCACATCTGTCCGTCTCTGACCACATCGGCCAGGCTTCTCCCAGACTCACACCACAAGAGAAGTTACAGCGGCTCAGCAGACACTCGGCATCCCTGATGGACATCAAAGAG CCTGCAAAGGTATACAAAAGATTCTCCTCTGTGATCCCGTCCTCTCACATCCTGGATGAGGTTCAGGAGGTCCAGCCAGGAACCGACAGAACAGATGGCAGTGCTCCAGAAGGACTCAACGGGATCCAAACCTCCAGTGCAGCAGAAGTCCAGAGGTCAACCGTAGTATTTCCCCATCCCAGCTCCACCAACACAACCACCACTACCACGACAACCACCGCTGTGGCACCAAAGGTCCAGCTACGCACCCAGCGCTCCAGATTTGTATCTCGTCCGATCAGCATGCCGCTGGAGCGCCTGCCCACGCCCGCCCAGATAAGTGAGAGGAATAACCGTAACACTGCTGCTAATGCTGAAACGAGCTCTGCTGAGCAGAACCAGGTCTCTTCAACAATACAGGAGATGCCAGAGCTGGAAAAGACTCGCCAAAGTGGCTCATCGAGGGTAAGCACGTACTACATTACTCCTTTTATTGACACACAGACGATGCACCGTAGGACATGGGACAGGAAATACAAGCACTATGATGTCACACCAAGGACTGCTATGATTGTGGCCAACCTGCCTCCTACCAGCACTGGAGTTGAAGCTGTAAAAACCATCGTACCTGTCACTGTTAGTTCAGTAGTTACCACTGTTTCTGTGGTTCCTACAACGACCAGTGTGAGCACCGTCTTCTCCAACAGCCCGTTCACAGTGACCGTAAAGCCTGTGTGGACTTCTAAAAGGGAAAATGACTCGCATAAATCAGTCAGTGAGCCGGGTAGCTCACCAAAGCTCCCACTAACACTCAGGGCACCGAGGACTCTGAAGCCTCCTCCTGGAACTTTCTACAAACCTCCTTTATCCTTTAGCAGCAGAGCAAGGACGCTCCCAAACTGGACTACAACTATAACCagcatcaccaccaccaccaccgccTCCTTTCTCACTCCAACAAACTCTATAGAGATAGTCACCACGCCCCCCACTGTTACAAGCTCCTCACACACCACCCACAGGCTCCAGAGGCAGGACTCTACTGACAGCACCACTGACCCAACTGTCTCCAACTCCGCTACCCTCTCACCCCCACAGTCCCCTCCCCCTAGCAGCCCTGACGACCTCAGCCCCGGCGAGACTAAACCCGTCTACCAAAGACTGCGACCTCGGcggctgcaggagctggagcaCAGAGAAGCTCACTTTGTCTGA
- the LOC121520023 gene encoding rho GTPase-activating protein 29-like isoform X2: MINMEDGIWEFKMPKLLRDDLGLFLIFLEYSPLWILKVTDLLQGFSFRLSSRRESALTLNNLSTLRGINFKEVDPENTKAVFSEIHTSIDTLAFTFGNVVSDFLMGDVDSGSALGVPQTRRSRSFDNLSVGPEGYVSEKNDLVGPEVPLSREEEVDLTLLKNDGGVESALLYAKAWSKYIKDLLSWMEKRLAMDIEYARNYAKMAESAKTLASHQDYMPFSDIYVSTFKNDIEYTQLLIQTAVALQTNKFIQPLLARKNELDKLRKDLKEQWQREQKKMQETDTTLRKARALKAQRREEYQRAHSSTNRSQDEQSNAGNKQLEKKRKMEEEALQKAEEAQDQYQSCMADAGVRRMDLANAKSTILTQIREMVFQCDLTLKAVTVNWFQMQQAQTVSLPAHHQALSESAKLYEPGECYAEFVRNLAKNLPKERLHSDSITSDNTRFVFNKRSVGSTHSSHGNLSQASITSCDVLSGDEVDSPLHRAAKISERRSNSSTDIQALRSQTTLRAWATSSQGSQGGMCSDSESAGGSSESRSMDSPTASPGDFKRRLPRTPSTGTMSSADDLDEREPPSPLDNGLAEMVTETASSPGPFRNAQMSKAAQTHKLRKLRAPSKCRECDSLVVFHGAECEECSLACHKKCLETLAIQCGHKKLQGRLHLFGIDFAQAAKNSPDGIPFIIKKCTSEIESRALNIKGIYRVNGAKSRVEKLCQAFENGKDLVELSDLSPHDISNVLKLYLRQLPEPLILYRFYNDFIGLAKECQRVIVEEADKPPSPQTGEKRGPSVHLNRVIFKIRDLLHQLPAANYKTLRFLIAHLNRVTEQAEENKMTASNLGIIFGPTLVKPRQTDAEVSLSSLVDYPYQALMVELLVRHYKTVFDGSHLSVSDHIGQASPRLTPQEKLQRLSRHSASLMDIKEPAKVYKRFSSVIPSSHILDEVQEVQPGTDRTDGSAPEGLNGIQTSSAAEVQRSTVVFPHPSSTNTTTTTTTTTAVAPKVQLRTQRSRFVSRPISMPLERLPTPAQISERNNRNTAANAETSSAEQNQVSSTIQEMPELEKTRQSGSSRVSTYYITPFIDTQTMHRRTWDRKYKHYDVTPRTAMIVANLPPTSTGVEAVKTIVPVTVSSVVTTVSVVPTTTSVSTVFSNSPFTVTVKPVWTSKRENDSHKSVSEPGSSPKLPLTLRAPRTLKPPPGTFYKPPLSFSSRARTLPNWTTTITSITTTTTASFLTPTNSIEIVTTPPTVTSSSHTTHRLQRQDSTDSTTDPTVSNSATLSPPQSPPPSSPDDLSPGETKPVYQRLRPRRLQELEHREAHFV; this comes from the exons TCTTTTGACAACCTCTCTGTGGGTCCTGAGGGATACGTCTCAGAGAAAAATGACCTTGTGG GCCCAGAGGTGCCGTTATCACGGGAAGAAGAAGTCGACTTGACCCTGCTGAAGAATGATGGTGGGGTGGAGTCTGCTCTGCTCTACGCTAAGGCCTGGTCCAAGTACATTAAAGACCTCCTGTCATGGATGGAAAAACGACTTGCTATGG ATATCGAGTATGCCAGAAATTATGCCAAAATGGCTGAGTCTGCAAAGACACTGGCCAGTCACCAG GACTACATGCCTTTCAGCGATATATATGTCTCCACATTCAAGAATGACATTGAATACACACAGCTTCTTATTCAAACTGCAGTGGCtcttcaaacaaacaaattcatACAG CCTCTTCTGGCCCGTAAAAATGAGTTGGACAAATTGAGAAAAGACCTCAAGGAGCAGTGGCAGAGGGAACAAAAGAAAATG CAAGAGACAGATACAACCTTGCGTAAGGCACGAGCACTGAAGGcccagaggagagaggagtACCAGAGAGCCCACTCATCTACTAATCGCTCCCAAGATGAACAGTCTAATGCTGGAaacaaacagctggagaagaagagaaaaatggagGAGGAGGCTCTGCAGAAG GCAGAGGAGGCACAAGACCAGTACCAGAGCTGTATGGCTGACGCAGGCGTCAGGAGGATGGATCTGGCCAACGCCAAGAGCACCATCCTCACACAGATCCGAGAGATGGTCTTCCAGTGTGACCTCACGCTTAAAGCT GTGACGGTGAACTGGTTTCAGATGCAACAAGCACAGACTGTGTCACTTCCCGCCCACCACCAGGCCCTGAGCGAGAGTGCCAAGTTGTACGAGCCGGGTGAATGCTATGCTGAGTTTGTCCGGAACCTCGCCAAAAATCTGCCTAAGGAGCGCCTACACTCTGACTCCATCACGTCTGACAATACAAG gtttgttttcaacaaaaggtcaGTGGGAAGCACTCATTCCTCCCACGGCAACCTGTCGCAGGCATCCATCACCTCATGTGATGTGCTGAGCGGGGACGAAGTGGACAGTCCACTGCATCGGGCTGCAAAGATCAGCGAGAGGAGGTCAAACAGCAGCACGGACATACAAG CACTGAGAAGTCAGACAACCCTGAGAGCTTGGGCGACCAGTAGTCAGGGGAGCCAGGGTGGGATGTGCAGTGACTCAGAAAGCGCAGGGGGCAGCAGTGAGTCCAGGTCTATGGACTCCCCCACTGCCAGTCCAG GGGACTTCAAACGACGGCTGCCCAGGACACCCTCCACTGGGACTATGTCTTCAGCTGATGATCTGGATGAGAGAGAGCCTCCATCGCCTTTAGACAATG GTCTTGCAGAGATGGTGACAGAGACAGCCAGTTCTCCTGGTCCCTTCAGAAATGCTCAAATGTCCAAAGCTGCTCAAACCCACAAGCTGAGAAAACTACGAGCTCCTTCCAAGTGCAGAGAGTGTGACAGTCTGGTGGTTTTTCATGGAGCTGAGTGTGAGGAG TGCTCACTTGCTTGCCACAAGAAGTGTCTGGAAACACTTGCAATTCAGTGTGGCCATAAAAAGCTGCAAGGCAGATTACACCTGTTTGGCATTGACTTTGCACAGGCAGCAAAGAATAGTCCAGATGGTATCCCTTTTATAATTAAGAAGTGCACGTCTGAGATAGAAAGTCGGGCCCTCAACATCAAG GGGATTTATCGTGTGAATGGTGCTAAGTCTCGTGTGGAAAAGCTCTGTCAGGCGTTTGAGAACGGGAAGGACTTGGTCGAGTTGTCTGATCTCTCACCTCATGACATCAGCAATGTCCTTAAGCTTTACCTGAGACAG TTACCAGAGCCATTGATCCTGTATCGCTTCTACAACGACTTCATCGGCCTGGCCAAAGAGTGTCAGAGAGTAATTGTTGAAGAAGCAGATAAACCCCCGAGCCCCCAGACCGGAGAGAAAAGAGGGCCCAGCGTCCATCTCAACAGAGTCATTTTCAAGATCAGAGACCTTCTACATCAGCTGCCTGCAGCCAACTACAAGACTCTGCGCTTCCTTATAGCTCATCTCAACAG AGTGACAGAGCAGGCAGAGGAGAACAAAATGACCGCAAGTAACCTGGGAATTATCTTCGGCCCCACACTGGTCAAACCTCGGCAGACGGACGCAGAAGTGTCCCTGTCATCCCTGGTTGACTACCCCTACCAGGCCCTAATGGTGGAACTGCTGGTTCGACACTATAAAACAGTCTTTGACGGATCACATCTGTCCGTCTCTGACCACATCGGCCAGGCTTCTCCCAGACTCACACCACAAGAGAAGTTACAGCGGCTCAGCAGACACTCGGCATCCCTGATGGACATCAAAGAG CCTGCAAAGGTATACAAAAGATTCTCCTCTGTGATCCCGTCCTCTCACATCCTGGATGAGGTTCAGGAGGTCCAGCCAGGAACCGACAGAACAGATGGCAGTGCTCCAGAAGGACTCAACGGGATCCAAACCTCCAGTGCAGCAGAAGTCCAGAGGTCAACCGTAGTATTTCCCCATCCCAGCTCCACCAACACAACCACCACTACCACGACAACCACCGCTGTGGCACCAAAGGTCCAGCTACGCACCCAGCGCTCCAGATTTGTATCTCGTCCGATCAGCATGCCGCTGGAGCGCCTGCCCACGCCCGCCCAGATAAGTGAGAGGAATAACCGTAACACTGCTGCTAATGCTGAAACGAGCTCTGCTGAGCAGAACCAGGTCTCTTCAACAATACAGGAGATGCCAGAGCTGGAAAAGACTCGCCAAAGTGGCTCATCGAGGGTAAGCACGTACTACATTACTCCTTTTATTGACACACAGACGATGCACCGTAGGACATGGGACAGGAAATACAAGCACTATGATGTCACACCAAGGACTGCTATGATTGTGGCCAACCTGCCTCCTACCAGCACTGGAGTTGAAGCTGTAAAAACCATCGTACCTGTCACTGTTAGTTCAGTAGTTACCACTGTTTCTGTGGTTCCTACAACGACCAGTGTGAGCACCGTCTTCTCCAACAGCCCGTTCACAGTGACCGTAAAGCCTGTGTGGACTTCTAAAAGGGAAAATGACTCGCATAAATCAGTCAGTGAGCCGGGTAGCTCACCAAAGCTCCCACTAACACTCAGGGCACCGAGGACTCTGAAGCCTCCTCCTGGAACTTTCTACAAACCTCCTTTATCCTTTAGCAGCAGAGCAAGGACGCTCCCAAACTGGACTACAACTATAACCagcatcaccaccaccaccaccgccTCCTTTCTCACTCCAACAAACTCTATAGAGATAGTCACCACGCCCCCCACTGTTACAAGCTCCTCACACACCACCCACAGGCTCCAGAGGCAGGACTCTACTGACAGCACCACTGACCCAACTGTCTCCAACTCCGCTACCCTCTCACCCCCACAGTCCCCTCCCCCTAGCAGCCCTGACGACCTCAGCCCCGGCGAGACTAAACCCGTCTACCAAAGACTGCGACCTCGGcggctgcaggagctggagcaCAGAGAAGCTCACTTTGTCTGA